In Aequorivita sp. H23M31, a single window of DNA contains:
- a CDS encoding ABC transporter permease — protein sequence MVGYILQKLGYAFVTLFGVVTVIFVLFAILPGDPARMMLGQNENAEQLAMVKKKYGFDQPISVQYLRYLNDLSPLSFHSKNPEDYTYLRDGKYSAVKLFSFENINVALKFPYLRESFQKNGKEVSEVIAETLPNTFVLAISAIVIAMVIGVFLGIISVLFKDGFVDRIIQLLSTLGMSVPSFFSAIIFAWIFGFLLHKYTHLNMTGSLYEVDDFGNGKHIQWKNLILPAIVLGIRPLAVVSQLMRNSLLEVLDQEYIRTAKAKGLSFYQIIKRHALKNSLNPVITAISGWFASMLAGAVFVEYIFGWNGLGKEIVNALNTLDLPVIMGAVIVIATLFILINIFVDIVYGWLDPKISRQ from the coding sequence GTGGTTGGCTATATACTTCAAAAATTAGGATATGCCTTTGTAACCCTCTTCGGGGTGGTAACGGTTATTTTCGTTCTGTTTGCCATACTGCCGGGCGATCCTGCGCGAATGATGCTCGGTCAAAACGAAAATGCCGAACAACTTGCCATGGTAAAGAAGAAGTATGGATTTGACCAACCCATTTCCGTTCAATACCTTCGATATCTGAACGATCTATCCCCTCTTTCCTTCCATAGTAAAAATCCCGAAGATTATACTTACCTCCGAGATGGTAAGTATTCTGCTGTCAAATTATTCTCATTTGAAAATATAAATGTGGCATTAAAATTTCCTTATTTGCGCGAATCTTTCCAAAAGAATGGAAAGGAGGTAAGTGAAGTAATTGCCGAAACCCTGCCTAATACTTTTGTGCTTGCCATATCTGCAATCGTTATTGCTATGGTTATTGGGGTTTTCCTCGGAATAATTTCCGTCCTTTTCAAAGACGGTTTTGTGGACAGAATAATCCAGTTGTTAAGTACCTTGGGAATGAGTGTTCCCTCGTTTTTCAGTGCGATAATTTTTGCGTGGATATTTGGATTTCTCCTTCATAAATACACCCATTTAAATATGACCGGAAGTTTATATGAAGTAGACGATTTTGGAAATGGAAAGCATATTCAATGGAAAAACCTGATTCTCCCTGCCATAGTCTTGGGAATTCGTCCTCTCGCCGTGGTCAGCCAACTGATGCGCAACTCGTTATTGGAAGTTCTGGATCAAGAGTATATTCGAACGGCAAAAGCCAAGGGACTTTCCTTTTACCAAATAATTAAAAGACACGCCTTGAAAAACTCCTTAAATCCAGTAATTACCGCCATATCTGGATGGTTCGCCTCAATGTTGGCAGGTGCGGTTTTCGTAGAGTATATTTTTGGATGGAACGGTTTGGGAAAAGAAATAGTGAATGCTTTGAATACCCTCGATCTCCCGGTAATAATGGGGGCGGTTATTGTGATTGCAACTTTGTTTATTTTAATCAACATTTTTGTTGATATTGTTTATGGATGGTTGGATCCGAAGATAAGTAGGCAATAA
- the tpiA gene encoding triose-phosphate isomerase, with product MRRKIVAGNWKMNYDLSETESFLSSFKEQVRPEDVEVMIAPAFTNLNHAFKSLRDHDVKVVAQNMHQCESGAYTGEISAKMLLSVGVKSVILGHSERREYFNETNKTLAEKVETALKHEMAIIFCVGEEEDKRDNGTYFDFVKKQLSEGLFHISKEDWKSVIVAYEPIWAIGTGKTASPEQVQEMHEFIRNTIQNDFSEGVAEGVPILYGGSVKPDNAKEIFSKEDVDGGLIGGASLEVESFMKIINAFK from the coding sequence ATGAGAAGGAAAATAGTTGCAGGAAACTGGAAGATGAATTACGATCTATCGGAGACCGAATCTTTTTTATCCAGTTTTAAAGAACAAGTGAGGCCAGAAGATGTTGAGGTTATGATAGCCCCCGCTTTTACCAACCTTAACCACGCGTTTAAATCCCTTCGGGACCACGACGTAAAGGTAGTTGCCCAGAATATGCATCAATGCGAATCGGGGGCCTATACGGGCGAGATTTCAGCCAAAATGCTGCTGAGCGTAGGAGTAAAATCCGTAATTCTAGGCCATAGCGAGCGTCGGGAATATTTTAATGAAACCAATAAGACCTTGGCTGAAAAGGTGGAAACGGCATTAAAACATGAAATGGCCATTATTTTCTGCGTGGGAGAAGAGGAGGATAAACGAGATAATGGAACTTATTTTGATTTCGTTAAAAAGCAACTTTCAGAAGGACTTTTTCATATTTCGAAAGAGGATTGGAAGAGTGTAATTGTGGCTTATGAACCAATATGGGCCATTGGAACTGGAAAAACCGCAAGTCCGGAACAAGTTCAGGAAATGCACGAATTTATTCGAAATACCATTCAAAATGATTTTTCTGAAGGTGTGGCAGAAGGCGTTCCCATTCTTTACGGCGGAAGTGTGAAACCAGACAATGCCAAGGAAATTTTCAGCAAAGAAGATGTTGATGGAGGACTCATTGGTGGAGCCTCGCTTGAAGTAGAAAGTTTTATGAAAATTATAAACGCTTTTAAATAA
- the prmA gene encoding 50S ribosomal protein L11 methyltransferase: protein MSQIYIEYIFKVEPRQLGTEILIAELGYAGFESFVETEEGVKAYIQKDEWNEAILEDVNILDSDEFEISYKMTEIEQVNWNSEWEKNFDPIEVDGKCTVRAPFHPHKDFEYEIVIEPKMSFGTGHHETTFMMLQFILENDFKGKSVLDMGCGTAVLAILAEMRGASEIEAIDIDEWCFENSMENIQRNNCKNIMVKLGNASMLGANKFDTIIANINRNILLNDMASYVESLNPRGTIFLSGFYEDDLGAITDCCNNLGLQFVENKSKNKWVAAKFRLSAT from the coding sequence ATGTCGCAAATATATATAGAATACATTTTTAAAGTTGAACCCAGACAATTGGGAACAGAAATCTTAATCGCCGAATTAGGGTATGCCGGATTCGAGAGTTTTGTAGAAACCGAGGAGGGGGTAAAAGCCTATATTCAGAAAGATGAATGGAACGAAGCTATCTTGGAAGATGTAAATATTTTGGATTCCGATGAATTCGAGATTTCCTACAAAATGACCGAAATAGAACAGGTTAATTGGAACTCGGAATGGGAGAAAAATTTTGATCCCATTGAGGTGGACGGAAAGTGTACGGTGCGTGCGCCCTTTCATCCACATAAGGATTTTGAGTATGAAATTGTTATCGAACCGAAAATGTCTTTTGGTACAGGCCATCACGAAACAACTTTTATGATGCTTCAATTTATTCTTGAAAATGATTTTAAGGGGAAATCAGTTTTGGATATGGGCTGCGGCACTGCGGTATTAGCGATTCTTGCAGAAATGAGGGGCGCTTCAGAAATTGAAGCCATTGATATTGATGAATGGTGTTTTGAGAATTCTATGGAAAATATACAGCGAAACAATTGTAAGAATATTATGGTAAAATTGGGAAATGCCTCTATGTTGGGTGCCAATAAATTTGACACCATTATTGCCAACATTAACAGGAATATACTTTTAAATGACATGGCCAGTTATGTTGAAAGTTTAAATCCGAGAGGTACTATTTTTTTAAGCGGATTTTATGAGGATGATTTAGGCGCCATTACTGATTGTTGCAATAATCTTGGCCTTCAATTCGTTGAGAACAAGAGCAAGAACAAATGGGTGGCCGCCAAATTCCGGTTGTCGGCCACTTAA
- a CDS encoding ATP-dependent Clp protease adaptor ClpS: MGTKEKIQEEISVAEKESEQNEIILYNDDVNTFDHVINTLIYACEHTPEQAEQCSIIVHYKGKCTVKTGNIEELEPRCLMLLDAGLSAEII; the protein is encoded by the coding sequence ATGGGTACTAAGGAAAAAATACAGGAAGAAATATCTGTTGCGGAGAAGGAAAGTGAACAGAACGAGATTATTCTTTATAATGATGATGTAAACACTTTTGATCATGTAATCAATACGCTGATTTATGCGTGTGAGCACACTCCCGAGCAGGCGGAGCAATGTTCTATAATTGTACACTACAAAGGAAAATGTACGGTTAAGACGGGAAATATCGAAGAGCTGGAGCCTCGTTGTTTAATGTTGTTGGATGCCGGCTTGAGCGCTGAAATTATTTAA
- a CDS encoding adenine phosphoribosyltransferase, whose amino-acid sequence MLKIEDYIRDIPDFPKPGILFRDITPLLESSEATETCVQQLLAMIEGQKIDKVVAIESRGFFFGILLAQALKVGFVPIRKPGKLPYKSFKEPYNLEYGMDALEIHEDAITEGERVLVHDDVLATGGTARAACNLVEKLGGKVVQCNFLIELKSLKGIQKLKNQEVRTLLKY is encoded by the coding sequence ATGCTAAAAATTGAAGATTACATCAGAGATATACCCGATTTTCCCAAACCCGGTATTCTGTTTAGAGATATTACGCCATTGTTGGAAAGCAGCGAAGCGACTGAGACTTGTGTTCAACAGCTTCTAGCTATGATTGAAGGGCAAAAGATTGATAAGGTGGTAGCCATAGAGTCCCGTGGATTCTTTTTCGGAATTCTACTGGCCCAAGCATTAAAGGTTGGCTTTGTCCCTATTCGTAAACCTGGAAAACTACCCTACAAAAGTTTTAAGGAACCATATAATCTGGAATATGGAATGGATGCACTCGAAATTCACGAAGATGCCATTACAGAAGGAGAGCGTGTTTTAGTACACGATGATGTGCTGGCAACAGGCGGTACGGCAAGAGCAGCATGCAATTTGGTAGAAAAATTGGGTGGAAAAGTCGTACAATGCAATTTCCTAATCGAACTCAAATCTCTTAAGGGCATTCAAAAGTTAAAGAATCAAGAGGTGAGGACTTTATTAAAATATTAA
- a CDS encoding SsrA-binding protein: protein MKKTVFKLLAKLNKKILPSLTKEKVDLSKASKLQMAVFAYKLWVTKNSLD from the coding sequence ATGAAAAAAACCGTATTTAAATTGCTGGCAAAACTAAATAAGAAAATATTGCCAAGCCTTACGAAAGAGAAAGTGGATTTGTCCAAAGCTTCCAAATTGCAGATGGCCGTTTTTGCATATAAATTGTGGGTGACCAAAAATTCCCTGGATTAA
- a CDS encoding VF530 family protein, translated as MNKEQPNNPLHGVKLADILEHLVDFYGWEVLGERIRIRCFNDNPSIKSSLVFLRKTPWAREKVENLYLKTPK; from the coding sequence ATGAACAAAGAACAACCCAACAATCCATTGCACGGAGTCAAGCTTGCCGATATACTGGAACATCTGGTAGATTTTTATGGATGGGAAGTTTTGGGTGAGCGAATCCGGATTAGATGCTTTAATGATAATCCTTCGATAAAATCAAGTCTCGTTTTTTTACGAAAAACACCTTGGGCAAGAGAAAAAGTAGAAAACTTATATCTCAAGACCCCGAAATGA
- a CDS encoding DEAD/DEAH box helicase translates to MIDTTQAIQDKKTDKELYSYQKGAIDKIFEKFETAPDDYHLLYQLPTGGGKTVIFSEIVRQYLKNHQKKVLVMTHRVELCKQTSEMLTGFGVVNKVVNSTADLSDQDEYSCFVAMVETLNNRLNDDKLDISGVGLVIIDEAHYNSFTKLFKFFEKSFILGVTATPLSSNRNLPMRDNYNELIVGESIQSLIDNEFLAQVEVFQYNMGLTSLEIGPNGDYTVKSSDDLYSAVNMLDQLLQAYLTHAKGNKTLIFNNGINTSIQVYYHLRAEGLPIMHLDNTATKKQRKKILKWFHETPDAILTSVSILTTGFDEPTIDTIILNRATRSLTLYFQMIGRGSRILNNKSSFSVIDLGNNYQRFGPWEAPLDWQAIFNNPNYYMDNLYSDEELESNFTYEMPDELRAEFAKSKDVYFDIKGTYQDATFKGESSKVVLERSIAQHAYICVENSEDVYDALGLAKMLGEDIDYRIDRYAKCISKSTKNFISWLKDDYRLKLRAHLRDNFVEIYEEIHGFPPED, encoded by the coding sequence ATGATAGATACGACCCAAGCAATTCAAGATAAAAAGACAGATAAGGAACTTTACAGTTACCAAAAAGGTGCCATTGATAAGATTTTTGAAAAGTTTGAAACAGCGCCCGATGATTACCATTTACTGTATCAACTACCAACAGGTGGAGGGAAGACAGTTATTTTCTCTGAAATCGTTAGGCAATACCTAAAAAATCATCAAAAAAAGGTTCTGGTAATGACGCATCGAGTGGAACTGTGCAAGCAGACTTCCGAGATGTTGACTGGTTTTGGAGTGGTAAACAAAGTGGTAAACAGCACTGCCGATCTTTCCGATCAAGATGAGTATAGCTGTTTTGTTGCAATGGTGGAGACGCTTAATAACAGGCTGAACGATGACAAGCTTGATATTTCAGGAGTAGGTCTGGTTATTATTGACGAGGCCCATTACAATTCATTTACCAAATTGTTCAAGTTTTTTGAGAAGTCATTTATCCTCGGAGTTACCGCAACTCCTTTAAGTTCAAATCGAAACCTTCCGATGAGGGATAACTATAACGAATTGATTGTAGGGGAGAGTATCCAGTCACTTATCGACAATGAATTCTTGGCCCAAGTAGAGGTTTTTCAGTACAATATGGGGCTCACCTCTCTGGAGATTGGTCCCAATGGGGATTATACCGTAAAGTCATCTGATGATCTCTATTCCGCAGTGAATATGTTGGATCAGCTATTGCAGGCCTATCTTACGCACGCAAAGGGCAATAAAACTCTGATTTTTAACAACGGAATAAACACATCCATCCAAGTTTACTACCATTTAAGAGCGGAGGGATTGCCCATAATGCATTTGGACAATACCGCTACCAAGAAACAGCGTAAAAAAATATTAAAATGGTTTCATGAAACCCCGGATGCAATTTTGACTTCCGTTAGTATTTTGACTACAGGCTTCGACGAACCAACGATCGATACCATAATTCTGAATAGAGCTACACGTTCGCTGACTCTTTACTTTCAGATGATTGGTAGAGGTTCGCGGATATTGAACAACAAATCCTCTTTTAGCGTAATTGATCTGGGGAACAACTATCAAAGGTTCGGCCCTTGGGAGGCTCCCTTGGATTGGCAGGCTATCTTCAACAACCCCAATTATTATATGGATAATCTGTATAGTGATGAGGAGTTGGAAAGCAATTTCACTTATGAAATGCCTGATGAACTGCGTGCTGAATTCGCTAAGAGTAAAGATGTTTATTTCGATATTAAAGGCACCTACCAGGACGCTACTTTTAAGGGCGAGTCTTCGAAAGTGGTACTGGAACGGTCCATAGCACAACACGCTTATATATGTGTTGAAAACAGTGAGGATGTTTATGACGCCTTGGGCTTGGCAAAAATGCTGGGTGAAGATATTGATTATCGTATTGATAGATATGCCAAGTGCATCAGTAAAAGCACTAAAAATTTTATCAGTTGGTTAAAGGACGATTATCGCCTCAAACTGCGTGCACATCTGCGGGATAATTTTGTTGAGATCTATGAAGAAATCCACGGATTTCCTCCTGAAGATTAA
- a CDS encoding DEAD/DEAH box helicase yields MEPFSEFAINNQLRNAIVDLGFENPTPIQAQSFPVILSGVDMVGIAQTGTGKTFAYMLPILQELKFSKEIHPRILLLVPTRELVIQGVEDIEKFAKYMSVRVLGVYGGTNINRQKEALTEGVDILVATPGRLYDLVISRAVQFKGIKKVVIDEVDVMLDLGFRFQLTNILELLPKKRQNIMFSATMTEEVNTFIHDFFIAPKTVSVAISGTPLENIAQYGYSVVNFYTKLNLLIHLFQDEKTYRKVLIFVPNKKSADLIFEVLDDFFGKEVAVIHSNKTQNYRIRSIEDFNEERTRILVTTDIMARGLDLDQISHVINFDTPAFPENYMHRIGRTGRAEQNGTSILLTTESEEGYKTAIENLMDLKINMLELPSEVQISEKLTAEERPEVVEINNPTKKEEVGPAFHEKKEKNKKENQGGSYKRIIKQKYKKPKTRGDKNFNKRKK; encoded by the coding sequence ATGGAACCATTTAGTGAGTTTGCTATCAATAACCAATTGCGAAATGCCATTGTGGACCTCGGATTTGAAAATCCTACTCCCATTCAGGCACAGTCATTTCCGGTAATTCTTTCGGGTGTGGATATGGTAGGAATTGCCCAGACGGGTACAGGAAAAACTTTTGCCTATATGTTGCCCATCCTTCAGGAGCTAAAGTTTTCTAAGGAAATTCATCCACGGATCTTGCTTTTGGTTCCTACACGCGAATTGGTTATACAAGGAGTGGAGGACATTGAAAAATTCGCAAAGTATATGTCCGTTCGAGTGCTTGGTGTATATGGAGGCACTAATATAAACCGGCAGAAAGAGGCTTTGACCGAGGGTGTAGATATACTGGTTGCTACTCCCGGAAGGTTGTACGACCTGGTTATCAGTAGGGCTGTTCAGTTTAAGGGAATCAAAAAAGTTGTGATTGACGAAGTAGATGTTATGCTCGATCTTGGCTTTCGTTTTCAGTTGACAAATATTCTCGAATTGCTTCCGAAGAAAAGACAGAACATCATGTTCTCGGCAACTATGACCGAAGAGGTAAATACGTTTATCCACGATTTCTTTATTGCACCCAAAACCGTTTCTGTGGCAATTAGCGGAACTCCTCTGGAAAATATTGCTCAATACGGATATTCAGTAGTTAATTTCTACACCAAACTCAATCTCTTGATCCATTTGTTTCAAGATGAAAAAACTTATAGAAAAGTCCTCATTTTTGTTCCTAACAAGAAAAGCGCAGACCTTATTTTTGAAGTTTTGGATGATTTCTTTGGAAAGGAGGTAGCTGTTATCCATTCAAATAAGACGCAAAATTATAGGATCCGTTCCATTGAAGATTTCAACGAAGAGCGAACCCGCATCCTGGTTACTACAGACATTATGGCTCGTGGTTTGGACCTTGATCAAATTTCCCACGTGATTAATTTTGATACCCCTGCGTTTCCTGAAAACTATATGCACCGGATTGGCCGAACTGGAAGAGCGGAACAAAATGGTACTTCAATTCTTTTGACTACTGAATCTGAAGAAGGTTATAAAACTGCTATCGAAAACCTGATGGATTTAAAGATTAATATGTTGGAACTACCTTCCGAAGTTCAGATTTCCGAAAAACTGACTGCGGAGGAAAGACCCGAAGTGGTGGAAATAAATAACCCCACTAAAAAAGAGGAGGTGGGTCCCGCCTTTCACGAAAAAAAGGAGAAAAATAAAAAGGAAAACCAAGGTGGTTCTTACAAAAGGATCATCAAACAGAAATACAAAAAGCCTAAAACCCGAGGTGATAAAAATTTCAATAAACGGAAAAAGTGA
- a CDS encoding EamA family transporter produces the protein MKSGANNPVLIILAFFSIYVIWGSTYMLNKVAVGELDPFFLASIRFTTAGVLIFIISKLMGKSLAITKRQLLNAFIVGVLFLSFGNGVIVWALRYVDSGFAALEISAQPLVVLLLMRIVQGKRLKLMSLVGVTLGICGIVLLVSQEQIVTKEGTVIGMLMIFACMLTWAYGSLFVGKADLHKNFFINTGYQMFTAGITLAIMSLAFSEQWKAPSQWGQSVQLSMVLLITFGSIVAYTSFNYLLKNVSPEKVATSTYVNPIIALFLGWYFLNEQITVQSIIAAVVLLTGVYFITTTRTIFSFPRFPGKMRKSIEK, from the coding sequence TTGAAATCCGGAGCAAATAATCCAGTTCTAATAATTCTTGCATTTTTCTCCATTTATGTAATCTGGGGCTCTACCTATATGCTCAACAAGGTTGCTGTGGGAGAGTTAGATCCATTTTTCTTGGCTTCTATTCGTTTTACCACCGCCGGCGTACTGATATTTATTATTTCTAAATTAATGGGCAAAAGCCTTGCGATAACTAAAAGGCAATTGCTTAATGCATTTATTGTTGGAGTGCTTTTTCTCTCTTTTGGCAACGGCGTTATTGTTTGGGCTTTACGATATGTGGATAGCGGATTTGCTGCTTTAGAAATTTCAGCGCAACCTCTTGTTGTTTTATTATTGATGCGAATTGTACAAGGTAAAAGATTAAAATTAATGTCTTTGGTTGGTGTAACCTTGGGCATATGCGGCATTGTCCTTTTGGTAAGTCAGGAGCAAATTGTGACTAAGGAGGGAACTGTAATCGGAATGCTAATGATTTTTGCCTGTATGCTAACGTGGGCCTATGGAAGTCTTTTTGTGGGAAAGGCGGATCTGCACAAAAATTTCTTTATCAATACGGGTTATCAAATGTTTACTGCCGGTATTACTCTAGCTATAATGAGTCTAGCTTTTTCAGAGCAATGGAAAGCTCCCAGTCAATGGGGACAATCCGTGCAGTTGAGTATGGTTTTGTTGATTACATTCGGGAGTATTGTTGCCTATACCTCATTCAATTATCTTTTAAAAAACGTTTCTCCAGAAAAGGTTGCCACCTCTACCTACGTCAATCCTATAATAGCCTTATTTTTGGGTTGGTATTTTTTAAATGAGCAAATAACAGTCCAATCAATTATTGCGGCGGTTGTACTCTTGACCGGAGTGTATTTTATAACCACGACCCGCACAATTTTCAGTTTTCCAAGGTTTCCTGGTAAAATGAGGAAGTCAATTGAAAAGTAA
- a CDS encoding NAD(P)-dependent alcohol dehydrogenase, with amino-acid sequence MSTKTKAYGVQSEKELLKPLDIIRREVGANDIKIDISFCGVCHSDIHTARNEWGGSKYPVVPGHEIIGRVIEVGENVHDFKVGALVGVGCMVDSCHNCDQCHNNLEQYCEKGATFTYNSRDKHIRGQYTYGGYSTQIVVDKEFVLRIPENIDAAAAAPLLCAGITTWSPLRHWNVKKGDKVGVIGLGGLGHMGVKFANALGAHVVMITTSPSKAEDAKNLGAHEVLISKDEEEMSKHKNSFDFILNTIPVGHKIDPYIALLKNDATMVLVGAIEPLDPFHGGSLIRGRKRISGSLIGGIKETQEMLDFCGEHNIVSDIELINIQDINEAYDRVVKADVKYRFVIDMTSFKN; translated from the coding sequence ATGTCCACAAAAACTAAAGCCTACGGGGTTCAAAGCGAAAAGGAATTATTAAAACCACTCGATATTATAAGAAGAGAAGTAGGTGCAAACGATATAAAAATCGATATTTCTTTTTGTGGGGTCTGCCACAGCGACATCCATACTGCCCGTAATGAATGGGGCGGTTCAAAATATCCCGTTGTTCCGGGTCATGAAATAATTGGACGCGTAATTGAAGTAGGTGAAAACGTGCACGATTTTAAAGTAGGTGCACTTGTAGGTGTAGGCTGTATGGTCGATTCCTGTCACAATTGCGACCAGTGCCATAATAATTTGGAGCAGTATTGCGAAAAAGGAGCCACTTTTACCTATAACAGTCGCGACAAACACATTAGAGGACAATATACCTATGGCGGATATTCCACTCAGATTGTGGTTGACAAAGAATTTGTTTTGCGAATTCCCGAAAATATCGATGCCGCCGCGGCCGCTCCTTTATTGTGTGCCGGTATTACAACATGGTCCCCTTTGCGGCATTGGAATGTGAAAAAGGGAGATAAGGTAGGAGTAATCGGACTTGGGGGCCTTGGACACATGGGCGTAAAATTTGCCAATGCACTAGGCGCGCATGTTGTAATGATCACCACCTCTCCGTCAAAAGCTGAGGATGCTAAAAATCTTGGTGCTCACGAAGTTCTTATCAGTAAAGATGAAGAGGAAATGTCCAAGCATAAAAATTCTTTCGATTTTATCTTAAACACTATCCCCGTAGGTCATAAAATAGATCCGTATATCGCGCTTCTTAAAAATGATGCCACGATGGTATTGGTTGGGGCGATTGAGCCGTTAGATCCATTTCACGGTGGAAGTTTGATAAGAGGAAGAAAGCGTATTTCAGGTTCTTTAATAGGTGGAATTAAAGAAACCCAAGAAATGTTGGATTTTTGTGGAGAGCATAATATCGTATCAGACATTGAGCTCATCAATATTCAGGATATAAACGAAGCCTACGATAGAGTTGTGAAGGCCGATGTAAAATATCGTTTTGTAATTGACATGACCTCTTTTAAAAATTAG
- a CDS encoding ribosomal maturation YjgA family protein, whose translation MFTFKRNYFLLTILFFLIEVFIALFVNDNFVRPYIGDVLVVILIYCFLRTFLKISVLKTALFVLLFSFTVEVLQLMNLIERLQLQESKITQIVLGTSFSWIDMLCYIIGILMVIAAESLNKKEIISNI comes from the coding sequence ATGTTTACTTTTAAAAGAAACTATTTCTTACTCACAATCCTTTTTTTTCTTATCGAGGTTTTTATTGCCCTATTTGTAAATGATAATTTCGTTCGGCCATATATTGGAGATGTTTTGGTGGTTATCCTGATCTATTGCTTTCTAAGGACATTCTTGAAAATATCCGTACTTAAAACCGCCTTATTTGTTTTACTGTTTTCATTTACTGTTGAAGTTCTACAATTAATGAATTTGATAGAAAGATTACAATTACAAGAATCGAAAATCACACAAATTGTTTTGGGAACCTCTTTTTCATGGATTGATATGCTATGTTATATTATTGGGATTTTAATGGTAATCGCTGCGGAAAGTCTAAATAAGAAAGAAATTATAAGCAATATCTAA
- the corA gene encoding magnesium/cobalt transporter CorA, whose translation MVQKKTKGTKKTKKMKPRRAKNLSPGTVAYTGKKTAKTARLDIIDYSKEHYDRFETTNVADAFKYEDASHITWINLNGLSDTQAIVELGNHFDLHPLIQEDIVSTHQRPKIDEYEDYLFIVFKMLHYDDNEHLCKEHVSMIVGLDYVITFQESQGDVFDDLRERLAQGRGRVRGAGSDYLMFAILDAVVDNYFTVVEFLSNKIELLEDRLFDDQGNENIPQEIQELKKEILKIRRAVLPLREVINRLEKIESPLIAESTSKYIRDLYDHIIQVNESVEIYRDMIWGLMDMYLTTLSNKMNEVMKVLTIMASIFIPLTFLAGVYGMNFDNMPELHYKYSYYILMAIMAIVALGMILYFKRKKWF comes from the coding sequence ATGGTTCAGAAAAAAACAAAAGGCACGAAAAAGACTAAAAAGATGAAGCCGAGAAGGGCGAAAAACCTTTCTCCAGGCACGGTTGCCTATACCGGGAAAAAAACTGCAAAAACTGCTAGGCTTGATATTATTGACTATTCAAAAGAGCATTATGACCGATTTGAGACCACGAATGTTGCCGATGCCTTTAAATATGAAGATGCTTCACATATTACCTGGATAAACCTTAATGGTCTTAGCGACACCCAGGCTATTGTAGAGTTGGGGAACCATTTTGATCTCCACCCACTTATACAGGAAGATATTGTATCCACTCATCAGCGCCCTAAGATTGATGAGTACGAGGATTATTTATTTATAGTTTTCAAGATGTTGCATTATGACGATAATGAGCATTTGTGCAAGGAACATGTGAGCATGATAGTTGGGTTGGATTATGTAATAACCTTTCAGGAGTCTCAGGGCGATGTATTCGATGATCTTCGAGAAAGACTGGCGCAAGGGAGGGGACGAGTACGAGGCGCGGGATCGGACTATTTAATGTTTGCTATTCTGGATGCGGTGGTAGATAATTATTTTACCGTGGTTGAGTTCTTAAGCAATAAAATTGAGCTCCTTGAGGATCGGCTCTTTGATGATCAAGGAAATGAAAACATTCCCCAAGAAATCCAGGAACTTAAAAAGGAAATATTAAAAATAAGAAGAGCAGTTTTGCCGCTTCGGGAAGTGATAAATAGACTCGAAAAAATTGAATCTCCCTTAATAGCGGAATCCACAAGTAAATATATTCGCGATTTATATGACCATATTATCCAAGTGAACGAAAGTGTCGAGATTTACCGCGATATGATTTGGGGCTTGATGGATATGTACCTAACAACCTTGAGCAACAAAATGAACGAAGTGATGAAGGTATTGACCATTATGGCTTCCATATTTATACCTCTCACTTTCTTGGCAGGAGTTTATGGGATGAATTTTGACAATATGCCTGAACTTCATTATAAATACAGTTATTATATTCTTATGGCAATTATGGCAATTGTCGCACTTGGGATGATTCTATATTTTAAAAGGAAGAAATGGTTTTAG